The proteins below are encoded in one region of Coturnix japonica isolate 7356 chromosome 10, Coturnix japonica 2.1, whole genome shotgun sequence:
- the TPM1 gene encoding tropomyosin alpha-1 chain isoform X10 codes for MEAIKKKMQMLKLDKENAMDRAEQAEADKKAAEERSKQLEDDIVQLEKQLRVTEDSRDQVLEELHKSEDSLLSAEENAAKLEDELVALQKKLKGTEDELDKYSESLKDAQEKLELADKKATDAESEVASLNRRIQLVEEELDRAQERLATALQKLEEAEKAADESERGMKVIENRALKDEEKMEIQEMQLKEAKHIAEEADRKYEEVARKLVIIEGDLERAEERAELSESKCAELEEELKNVTNNLKSLEAQAEKYSQKEDKYEEEIKVLTDKLKEAETRAEFAESSVAKLEKSIDDLEEKVAHAKEENLNMHQMLDQTLLELNNM; via the exons ATGGAGGCCATCAAGAAGAAGATGCAGATGCTGAAACTGGACAAGGAGAATGCCATGGACAGAGCCGAGCAAGCCGAAGCGGACAAGAAGGCAGCGGAAGAGAGGAGCAAGCAG CTAGAGGATGACATTGTGCAATTGGAAAAGCAATTGCGCGTGACGGAGGATTCGAGGGACCaagtgctggaagagctgcacaAGTCTGAGGACAGCCTCCTCTCCGCAGAGGAGAATGCTGCCAAG CTGGAGGACGAGCTGGTGGCTCTGCAAAAGAAGCTGAAGGGCACTGAGGATGAGCTGGACAAATACTCCGAGTCCCTTAAAGATGCACAGGAAAAGTTGGAACTGGCTGACAAAAAGGCCACAGAT GCTGAGAGTGAAGTAGCTTCCCTGAACAGACGCATCCAACTGGTTGAGGAAGAGTTGGATCGGGCTCAGGAGCGCTTGGCCACTGccctgcagaagctggaagAGGCTGAGAAGGCTGCAGATGAGAGTGAAAG aggCATGAAGGTCATTGAAAACAGAGCCCTGaaggatgaagagaaaatggaaatccaGGAAATGCAGCTGAAGGAAGCCAAGCACATCGCTGAAGAGGCTGACCGCAAATATGAAGAG GTGGCTCGTAAGCTTGTGATCATTGAGGGTGACCTGGAGCGGGCTGAGGAACGTGCTGAACTATCAGAAAG caaatgtgctgagctggaggaggagctgaagaATGTCACCAACAATCTCAAGTCTCTTGAGGCTCAGGCTGAGAAG TACTCgcagaaagaagacaaatacGAAGAGGAGATTAAAGTTCTAACTGACAAACTGAAGGAG GCTGAGACCCGTGCTGAGTTTGCTGAGAGCTCCGTAGCCAAGCTGGAGAAGAGCATTGATGATCTAGAAG AGAAAGTGGCGCATGCCAAAGAAGAAAACCTTAATATGCATCAGATGCTGGATCAAACTTTACTGGAGTTAAACAACATGTGA
- the TPM1 gene encoding tropomyosin alpha-1 chain isoform X1, with the protein MEAIKKKMQMLKLDKENAMDRAEQAEADKKAAEERSKQLEDELVALQKKLKGTEDELDKYSESLKDAQEKLELADKKATDAESEVASLNRRIQLVEEELDRAQERLATALQKLEEAEKAADESERGMKVIENRALKDEEKMEIQEMQLKEAKHIAEEADRKYEEVARKLVIIEGDLERAEERAELSESKCAELEEELKNVTNNLKSLEAQAEKYSQKEDKYEEEIKVLTDKLKEAETRAEFAESSVAKLEKSIDDLEEKVAHAKEENLNMHQMLDQTLLELNNM; encoded by the exons ATGGAGGCCATCAAGAAGAAGATGCAGATGCTGAAACTGGACAAGGAGAATGCCATGGACAGAGCCGAGCAAGCCGAAGCGGACAAGAAGGCAGCGGAAGAGAGGAGCAAGCAG CTGGAGGACGAGCTGGTGGCTCTGCAAAAGAAGCTGAAGGGCACTGAGGATGAGCTGGACAAATACTCCGAGTCCCTTAAAGATGCACAGGAAAAGTTGGAACTGGCTGACAAAAAGGCCACAGAT GCTGAGAGTGAAGTAGCTTCCCTGAACAGACGCATCCAACTGGTTGAGGAAGAGTTGGATCGGGCTCAGGAGCGCTTGGCCACTGccctgcagaagctggaagAGGCTGAGAAGGCTGCAGATGAGAGTGAAAG aggCATGAAGGTCATTGAAAACAGAGCCCTGaaggatgaagagaaaatggaaatccaGGAAATGCAGCTGAAGGAAGCCAAGCACATCGCTGAAGAGGCTGACCGCAAATATGAAGAG GTGGCTCGTAAGCTTGTGATCATTGAGGGTGACCTGGAGCGGGCTGAGGAACGTGCTGAACTATCAGAAAG caaatgtgctgagctggaggaggagctgaagaATGTCACCAACAATCTCAAGTCTCTTGAGGCTCAGGCTGAGAAG TACTCgcagaaagaagacaaatacGAAGAGGAGATTAAAGTTCTAACTGACAAACTGAAGGAG GCTGAGACCCGTGCTGAGTTTGCTGAGAGCTCCGTAGCCAAGCTGGAGAAGAGCATTGATGATCTAGAAG AGAAAGTGGCGCATGCCAAAGAAGAAAACCTTAATATGCATCAGATGCTGGATCAAACTTTACTGGAGTTAAACAACATGTGA
- the TPM1 gene encoding tropomyosin alpha-1 chain isoform X2 — translation MEAIKKKMQMLKLDKENAMDRAEQAEADKKAAEERSKQLEDELVALQKKLKGTEDELDKYSESLKDAQEKLELADKKATDAESEVASLNRRIQLVEEELDRAQERLATALQKLEEAEKAADESERGMKVIENRALKDEEKMEIQEMQLKEAKHIAEEADRKYEEVARKLVIIEGDLERAEERAELSESQVRQLEEQLRIMDQTLKALMAAEDKYSQKEDKYEEEIKVLTDKLKEAETRAEFAESSVAKLEKSIDDLEEKVAHAKEENLNMHQMLDQTLLELNNM, via the exons ATGGAGGCCATCAAGAAGAAGATGCAGATGCTGAAACTGGACAAGGAGAATGCCATGGACAGAGCCGAGCAAGCCGAAGCGGACAAGAAGGCAGCGGAAGAGAGGAGCAAGCAG CTGGAGGACGAGCTGGTGGCTCTGCAAAAGAAGCTGAAGGGCACTGAGGATGAGCTGGACAAATACTCCGAGTCCCTTAAAGATGCACAGGAAAAGTTGGAACTGGCTGACAAAAAGGCCACAGAT GCTGAGAGTGAAGTAGCTTCCCTGAACAGACGCATCCAACTGGTTGAGGAAGAGTTGGATCGGGCTCAGGAGCGCTTGGCCACTGccctgcagaagctggaagAGGCTGAGAAGGCTGCAGATGAGAGTGAAAG aggCATGAAGGTCATTGAAAACAGAGCCCTGaaggatgaagagaaaatggaaatccaGGAAATGCAGCTGAAGGAAGCCAAGCACATCGCTGAAGAGGCTGACCGCAAATATGAAGAG GTGGCTCGTAAGCTTGTGATCATTGAGGGTGACCTGGAGCGGGCTGAGGAACGTGCTGAACTATCAGAAAG CCAAGTCCGACAGCTGGAAGAACAGTTAAGAATAATGGATCAAACCTTGAAAGCATTAATGGCTGCAGAGGATAAG TACTCgcagaaagaagacaaatacGAAGAGGAGATTAAAGTTCTAACTGACAAACTGAAGGAG GCTGAGACCCGTGCTGAGTTTGCTGAGAGCTCCGTAGCCAAGCTGGAGAAGAGCATTGATGATCTAGAAG AGAAAGTGGCGCATGCCAAAGAAGAAAACCTTAATATGCATCAGATGCTGGATCAAACTTTACTGGAGTTAAACAACATGTGA
- the TPM1 gene encoding tropomyosin alpha-1 chain isoform X7 yields the protein MAAMSSLEAVRRKIRSLQEQADAAEERAGRLQREVDQERALREEAESEVASLNRRIQLVEEELDRAQERLATALQKLEEAEKAADESERGMKVIENRALKDEEKMEIQEMQLKEAKHIAEEADRKYEEVARKLVIIEGDLERAEERAELSESQVRQLEEQLRIMDQTLKALMAAEDKYSQKEDKYEEEIKVLTDKLKEAETRAEFAESSVAKLEKSIDDLEEKVAHAKEENLNMHQMLDQTLLELNNM from the exons ATGGCGGCGATGAGCTCGCTGGAGGCCGTGAGGAGGAAGATCCGCAGCTTGCAGGAGCAGGCGGACGCCGCGGAGGAGCGGGCGGGCAGGCTGCAGCGGGAGGTGGACCAGGAGCGGGCCCTGCGGGAGGAG GCTGAGAGTGAAGTAGCTTCCCTGAACAGACGCATCCAACTGGTTGAGGAAGAGTTGGATCGGGCTCAGGAGCGCTTGGCCACTGccctgcagaagctggaagAGGCTGAGAAGGCTGCAGATGAGAGTGAAAG aggCATGAAGGTCATTGAAAACAGAGCCCTGaaggatgaagagaaaatggaaatccaGGAAATGCAGCTGAAGGAAGCCAAGCACATCGCTGAAGAGGCTGACCGCAAATATGAAGAG GTGGCTCGTAAGCTTGTGATCATTGAGGGTGACCTGGAGCGGGCTGAGGAACGTGCTGAACTATCAGAAAG CCAAGTCCGACAGCTGGAAGAACAGTTAAGAATAATGGATCAAACCTTGAAAGCATTAATGGCTGCAGAGGATAAG TACTCgcagaaagaagacaaatacGAAGAGGAGATTAAAGTTCTAACTGACAAACTGAAGGAG GCTGAGACCCGTGCTGAGTTTGCTGAGAGCTCCGTAGCCAAGCTGGAGAAGAGCATTGATGATCTAGAAG AGAAAGTGGCGCATGCCAAAGAAGAAAACCTTAATATGCATCAGATGCTGGATCAAACTTTACTGGAGTTAAACAACATGTGA
- the TPM1 gene encoding tropomyosin alpha-1 chain isoform X4: MEAIKKKMQMLKLDKENAMDRAEQAEADKKAAEERSKQLEDDIVQLEKQLRVTEDSRDQVLEELHKSEDSLLSAEENAAKAESEVASLNRRIQLVEEELDRAQERLATALQKLEEAEKAADESERGMKVIENRALKDEEKMEIQEMQLKEAKHIAEEADRKYEEVARKLVIIEGDLERAEERAELSESQVRQLEEQLRIMDQTLKALMAAEDKYSQKEDKYEEEIKVLTDKLKEAETRAEFAESSVAKLEKSIDDLEEKVAHAKEENLNMHQMLDQTLLELNNM; this comes from the exons ATGGAGGCCATCAAGAAGAAGATGCAGATGCTGAAACTGGACAAGGAGAATGCCATGGACAGAGCCGAGCAAGCCGAAGCGGACAAGAAGGCAGCGGAAGAGAGGAGCAAGCAG CTAGAGGATGACATTGTGCAATTGGAAAAGCAATTGCGCGTGACGGAGGATTCGAGGGACCaagtgctggaagagctgcacaAGTCTGAGGACAGCCTCCTCTCCGCAGAGGAGAATGCTGCCAAG GCTGAGAGTGAAGTAGCTTCCCTGAACAGACGCATCCAACTGGTTGAGGAAGAGTTGGATCGGGCTCAGGAGCGCTTGGCCACTGccctgcagaagctggaagAGGCTGAGAAGGCTGCAGATGAGAGTGAAAG aggCATGAAGGTCATTGAAAACAGAGCCCTGaaggatgaagagaaaatggaaatccaGGAAATGCAGCTGAAGGAAGCCAAGCACATCGCTGAAGAGGCTGACCGCAAATATGAAGAG GTGGCTCGTAAGCTTGTGATCATTGAGGGTGACCTGGAGCGGGCTGAGGAACGTGCTGAACTATCAGAAAG CCAAGTCCGACAGCTGGAAGAACAGTTAAGAATAATGGATCAAACCTTGAAAGCATTAATGGCTGCAGAGGATAAG TACTCgcagaaagaagacaaatacGAAGAGGAGATTAAAGTTCTAACTGACAAACTGAAGGAG GCTGAGACCCGTGCTGAGTTTGCTGAGAGCTCCGTAGCCAAGCTGGAGAAGAGCATTGATGATCTAGAAG AGAAAGTGGCGCATGCCAAAGAAGAAAACCTTAATATGCATCAGATGCTGGATCAAACTTTACTGGAGTTAAACAACATGTGA
- the TPM1 gene encoding tropomyosin alpha-1 chain isoform X3 — protein sequence MEAIKKKMQMLKLDKENAMDRAEQAEADKKAAEERSKQLEDDIVQLEKQLRVTEDSRDQVLEELHKSEDSLLSAEENAAKAESEVASLNRRIQLVEEELDRAQERLATALQKLEEAEKAADESERGMKVIENRALKDEEKMEIQEMQLKEAKHIAEEADRKYEEVARKLVIIEGDLERAEERAELSESKCAELEEELKNVTNNLKSLEAQAEKYSQKEDKYEEEIKVLTDKLKEAETRAEFAESSVAKLEKSIDDLEEKVAHAKEENLNMHQMLDQTLLELNNM from the exons ATGGAGGCCATCAAGAAGAAGATGCAGATGCTGAAACTGGACAAGGAGAATGCCATGGACAGAGCCGAGCAAGCCGAAGCGGACAAGAAGGCAGCGGAAGAGAGGAGCAAGCAG CTAGAGGATGACATTGTGCAATTGGAAAAGCAATTGCGCGTGACGGAGGATTCGAGGGACCaagtgctggaagagctgcacaAGTCTGAGGACAGCCTCCTCTCCGCAGAGGAGAATGCTGCCAAG GCTGAGAGTGAAGTAGCTTCCCTGAACAGACGCATCCAACTGGTTGAGGAAGAGTTGGATCGGGCTCAGGAGCGCTTGGCCACTGccctgcagaagctggaagAGGCTGAGAAGGCTGCAGATGAGAGTGAAAG aggCATGAAGGTCATTGAAAACAGAGCCCTGaaggatgaagagaaaatggaaatccaGGAAATGCAGCTGAAGGAAGCCAAGCACATCGCTGAAGAGGCTGACCGCAAATATGAAGAG GTGGCTCGTAAGCTTGTGATCATTGAGGGTGACCTGGAGCGGGCTGAGGAACGTGCTGAACTATCAGAAAG caaatgtgctgagctggaggaggagctgaagaATGTCACCAACAATCTCAAGTCTCTTGAGGCTCAGGCTGAGAAG TACTCgcagaaagaagacaaatacGAAGAGGAGATTAAAGTTCTAACTGACAAACTGAAGGAG GCTGAGACCCGTGCTGAGTTTGCTGAGAGCTCCGTAGCCAAGCTGGAGAAGAGCATTGATGATCTAGAAG AGAAAGTGGCGCATGCCAAAGAAGAAAACCTTAATATGCATCAGATGCTGGATCAAACTTTACTGGAGTTAAACAACATGTGA
- the TPM1 gene encoding tropomyosin alpha-1 chain isoform X6 yields the protein MAAMSSLEAVRRKIRSLQEQADAAEERAGRLQREVDQERALREEAESEVASLNRRIQLVEEELDRAQERLATALQKLEEAEKAADESERGMKVIENRALKDEEKMEIQEMQLKEAKHIAEEADRKYEEVARKLVIIEGDLERAEERAELSESKCAELEEELKNVTNNLKSLEAQAEKYSQKEDKYEEEIKVLTDKLKEAETRAEFAESSVAKLEKSIDDLEEKVAHAKEENLNMHQMLDQTLLELNNM from the exons ATGGCGGCGATGAGCTCGCTGGAGGCCGTGAGGAGGAAGATCCGCAGCTTGCAGGAGCAGGCGGACGCCGCGGAGGAGCGGGCGGGCAGGCTGCAGCGGGAGGTGGACCAGGAGCGGGCCCTGCGGGAGGAG GCTGAGAGTGAAGTAGCTTCCCTGAACAGACGCATCCAACTGGTTGAGGAAGAGTTGGATCGGGCTCAGGAGCGCTTGGCCACTGccctgcagaagctggaagAGGCTGAGAAGGCTGCAGATGAGAGTGAAAG aggCATGAAGGTCATTGAAAACAGAGCCCTGaaggatgaagagaaaatggaaatccaGGAAATGCAGCTGAAGGAAGCCAAGCACATCGCTGAAGAGGCTGACCGCAAATATGAAGAG GTGGCTCGTAAGCTTGTGATCATTGAGGGTGACCTGGAGCGGGCTGAGGAACGTGCTGAACTATCAGAAAG caaatgtgctgagctggaggaggagctgaagaATGTCACCAACAATCTCAAGTCTCTTGAGGCTCAGGCTGAGAAG TACTCgcagaaagaagacaaatacGAAGAGGAGATTAAAGTTCTAACTGACAAACTGAAGGAG GCTGAGACCCGTGCTGAGTTTGCTGAGAGCTCCGTAGCCAAGCTGGAGAAGAGCATTGATGATCTAGAAG AGAAAGTGGCGCATGCCAAAGAAGAAAACCTTAATATGCATCAGATGCTGGATCAAACTTTACTGGAGTTAAACAACATGTGA
- the TPM1 gene encoding tropomyosin alpha-1 chain isoform X5, with protein sequence MEAIKKKMQMLKLDKENAMDRAEQAEADKKAAEERSKQLEDELVALQKKLKGTEDELDKYSESLKDAQEKLELADKKATDAESEVASLNRRIQLVEEELDRAQERLATALQKLEEAEKAADESERGMKVIENRALKDEEKMEIQEMQLKEAKHIAEEADRKYEEVARKLVIIEGDLERAEERAELSESKCAELEEELKNVTNNLKSLEAQAEKYSQKEDKYEEEIKVLTDKLKEAETRAEFAESSVAKLEKSIDDLEDQLYQQLEQNSRLTNELKLALNED encoded by the exons ATGGAGGCCATCAAGAAGAAGATGCAGATGCTGAAACTGGACAAGGAGAATGCCATGGACAGAGCCGAGCAAGCCGAAGCGGACAAGAAGGCAGCGGAAGAGAGGAGCAAGCAG CTGGAGGACGAGCTGGTGGCTCTGCAAAAGAAGCTGAAGGGCACTGAGGATGAGCTGGACAAATACTCCGAGTCCCTTAAAGATGCACAGGAAAAGTTGGAACTGGCTGACAAAAAGGCCACAGAT GCTGAGAGTGAAGTAGCTTCCCTGAACAGACGCATCCAACTGGTTGAGGAAGAGTTGGATCGGGCTCAGGAGCGCTTGGCCACTGccctgcagaagctggaagAGGCTGAGAAGGCTGCAGATGAGAGTGAAAG aggCATGAAGGTCATTGAAAACAGAGCCCTGaaggatgaagagaaaatggaaatccaGGAAATGCAGCTGAAGGAAGCCAAGCACATCGCTGAAGAGGCTGACCGCAAATATGAAGAG GTGGCTCGTAAGCTTGTGATCATTGAGGGTGACCTGGAGCGGGCTGAGGAACGTGCTGAACTATCAGAAAG caaatgtgctgagctggaggaggagctgaagaATGTCACCAACAATCTCAAGTCTCTTGAGGCTCAGGCTGAGAAG TACTCgcagaaagaagacaaatacGAAGAGGAGATTAAAGTTCTAACTGACAAACTGAAGGAG GCTGAGACCCGTGCTGAGTTTGCTGAGAGCTCCGTAGCCAAGCTGGAGAAGAGCATTGATGATCTAGAAG ACCAACTCTACCAGCAACTTGAGCAAAACAGTCGCCTAACTAATGAACTAAAGCTGGCATTGAATGAGGATTAA
- the TPM1 gene encoding tropomyosin alpha-1 chain isoform X9 has product MAAMSSLEAVRRKIRSLQEQADAAEERAGRLQREVDQERALREEAESEVASLNRRIQLVEEELDRAQERLATALQKLEEAEKAADESERGMKVIENRALKDEEKMEIQEMQLKEAKHIAEEADRKYEEVARKLVIIEGDLERAEERAELSESQVRQLEEQLRIMDQTLKALMAAEDKYSQKEDKYEEEIKVLTDKLKEAETRAEFAESSVAKLEKSIDDLEDQLYQQLEQNSRLTNELKLALNED; this is encoded by the exons ATGGCGGCGATGAGCTCGCTGGAGGCCGTGAGGAGGAAGATCCGCAGCTTGCAGGAGCAGGCGGACGCCGCGGAGGAGCGGGCGGGCAGGCTGCAGCGGGAGGTGGACCAGGAGCGGGCCCTGCGGGAGGAG GCTGAGAGTGAAGTAGCTTCCCTGAACAGACGCATCCAACTGGTTGAGGAAGAGTTGGATCGGGCTCAGGAGCGCTTGGCCACTGccctgcagaagctggaagAGGCTGAGAAGGCTGCAGATGAGAGTGAAAG aggCATGAAGGTCATTGAAAACAGAGCCCTGaaggatgaagagaaaatggaaatccaGGAAATGCAGCTGAAGGAAGCCAAGCACATCGCTGAAGAGGCTGACCGCAAATATGAAGAG GTGGCTCGTAAGCTTGTGATCATTGAGGGTGACCTGGAGCGGGCTGAGGAACGTGCTGAACTATCAGAAAG CCAAGTCCGACAGCTGGAAGAACAGTTAAGAATAATGGATCAAACCTTGAAAGCATTAATGGCTGCAGAGGATAAG TACTCgcagaaagaagacaaatacGAAGAGGAGATTAAAGTTCTAACTGACAAACTGAAGGAG GCTGAGACCCGTGCTGAGTTTGCTGAGAGCTCCGTAGCCAAGCTGGAGAAGAGCATTGATGATCTAGAAG ACCAACTCTACCAGCAACTTGAGCAAAACAGTCGCCTAACTAATGAACTAAAGCTGGCATTGAATGAGGATTAA
- the TPM1 gene encoding tropomyosin alpha-1 chain isoform X8 — translation MAAMSSLEAVRRKIRSLQEQADAAEERAGRLQREVDQERALREEAESEVASLNRRIQLVEEELDRAQERLATALQKLEEAEKAADESERGMKVIENRALKDEEKMEIQEMQLKEAKHIAEEADRKYEEVARKLVIIEGDLERAEERAELSESKCAELEEELKNVTNNLKSLEAQAEKYSQKEDKYEEEIKVLTDKLKEAETRAEFAESSVAKLEKSIDDLEDQLYQQLEQNSRLTNELKLALNED, via the exons ATGGCGGCGATGAGCTCGCTGGAGGCCGTGAGGAGGAAGATCCGCAGCTTGCAGGAGCAGGCGGACGCCGCGGAGGAGCGGGCGGGCAGGCTGCAGCGGGAGGTGGACCAGGAGCGGGCCCTGCGGGAGGAG GCTGAGAGTGAAGTAGCTTCCCTGAACAGACGCATCCAACTGGTTGAGGAAGAGTTGGATCGGGCTCAGGAGCGCTTGGCCACTGccctgcagaagctggaagAGGCTGAGAAGGCTGCAGATGAGAGTGAAAG aggCATGAAGGTCATTGAAAACAGAGCCCTGaaggatgaagagaaaatggaaatccaGGAAATGCAGCTGAAGGAAGCCAAGCACATCGCTGAAGAGGCTGACCGCAAATATGAAGAG GTGGCTCGTAAGCTTGTGATCATTGAGGGTGACCTGGAGCGGGCTGAGGAACGTGCTGAACTATCAGAAAG caaatgtgctgagctggaggaggagctgaagaATGTCACCAACAATCTCAAGTCTCTTGAGGCTCAGGCTGAGAAG TACTCgcagaaagaagacaaatacGAAGAGGAGATTAAAGTTCTAACTGACAAACTGAAGGAG GCTGAGACCCGTGCTGAGTTTGCTGAGAGCTCCGTAGCCAAGCTGGAGAAGAGCATTGATGATCTAGAAG ACCAACTCTACCAGCAACTTGAGCAAAACAGTCGCCTAACTAATGAACTAAAGCTGGCATTGAATGAGGATTAA
- the TPM1 gene encoding tropomyosin alpha-1 chain isoform X12 gives MAAMSSLEAVRRKIRSLQEQADAAEERAGRLQREVDQERALREEAESEVASLNRRIQLVEEELDRAQERLATALQKLEEAEKAADESERGMKVIENRALKDEEKMEIQEMQLKEAKHIAEEADRKYEEVARKLVIIEGDLERAEERAELSESKCAELEEELKNVTNNLKSLEAQAEKYSQKEDKYEEEIKVLTDKLKEAETRAEFAESSVAKLEKSIDDLEDNFLCFTSPKTSSSGWIKHLSKLLDVSWLPVLSSSLLGSIFLAPVSEHALCALLYRNSTSLNVK, from the exons ATGGCGGCGATGAGCTCGCTGGAGGCCGTGAGGAGGAAGATCCGCAGCTTGCAGGAGCAGGCGGACGCCGCGGAGGAGCGGGCGGGCAGGCTGCAGCGGGAGGTGGACCAGGAGCGGGCCCTGCGGGAGGAG GCTGAGAGTGAAGTAGCTTCCCTGAACAGACGCATCCAACTGGTTGAGGAAGAGTTGGATCGGGCTCAGGAGCGCTTGGCCACTGccctgcagaagctggaagAGGCTGAGAAGGCTGCAGATGAGAGTGAAAG aggCATGAAGGTCATTGAAAACAGAGCCCTGaaggatgaagagaaaatggaaatccaGGAAATGCAGCTGAAGGAAGCCAAGCACATCGCTGAAGAGGCTGACCGCAAATATGAAGAG GTGGCTCGTAAGCTTGTGATCATTGAGGGTGACCTGGAGCGGGCTGAGGAACGTGCTGAACTATCAGAAAG caaatgtgctgagctggaggaggagctgaagaATGTCACCAACAATCTCAAGTCTCTTGAGGCTCAGGCTGAGAAG TACTCgcagaaagaagacaaatacGAAGAGGAGATTAAAGTTCTAACTGACAAACTGAAGGAG GCTGAGACCCGTGCTGAGTTTGCTGAGAGCTCCGTAGCCAAGCTGGAGAAGAGCATTGATGATCTAGAAG ataattttctttgcttcactTCTCCAAAGACATCTTCATCGGGTTGGATAAAACATCTTTCCAAGCTTTTGGATGTTTCATGGCTCCCTGTCCTGTCTTCTAGCTTACTTGGCTCTATCTTTCTGGCACCTGTTTCAGAACATGCTCTTTGTGCTCTATTGTACAGAAACTCTACATCtctaaatgtaaaataa
- the TPM1 gene encoding tropomyosin alpha-1 chain isoform X11: MEAIKKKMQMLKLDKENAMDRAEQAEADKKAAEERSKQLEDELVALQKKLKGTEDELDKYSESLKDAQEKLELADKKATDAESEVASLNRRIQLVEEELDRAQERLATALQKLEEAEKAADESERGMKVIENRALKDEEKMEIQEMQLKEAKHIAEEADRKYEEVARKLVIIEGDLERAEERAELSESKCAELEEELKNVTNNLKSLEAQAEKYSQKEDKYEEEIKVLTDKLKEAETRAEFAESSVAKLEKSIDDLEDNFLCFTSPKTSSSGWIKHLSKLLDVSWLPVLSSSLLGSIFLAPVSEHALCALLYRNSTSLNVK, encoded by the exons ATGGAGGCCATCAAGAAGAAGATGCAGATGCTGAAACTGGACAAGGAGAATGCCATGGACAGAGCCGAGCAAGCCGAAGCGGACAAGAAGGCAGCGGAAGAGAGGAGCAAGCAG CTGGAGGACGAGCTGGTGGCTCTGCAAAAGAAGCTGAAGGGCACTGAGGATGAGCTGGACAAATACTCCGAGTCCCTTAAAGATGCACAGGAAAAGTTGGAACTGGCTGACAAAAAGGCCACAGAT GCTGAGAGTGAAGTAGCTTCCCTGAACAGACGCATCCAACTGGTTGAGGAAGAGTTGGATCGGGCTCAGGAGCGCTTGGCCACTGccctgcagaagctggaagAGGCTGAGAAGGCTGCAGATGAGAGTGAAAG aggCATGAAGGTCATTGAAAACAGAGCCCTGaaggatgaagagaaaatggaaatccaGGAAATGCAGCTGAAGGAAGCCAAGCACATCGCTGAAGAGGCTGACCGCAAATATGAAGAG GTGGCTCGTAAGCTTGTGATCATTGAGGGTGACCTGGAGCGGGCTGAGGAACGTGCTGAACTATCAGAAAG caaatgtgctgagctggaggaggagctgaagaATGTCACCAACAATCTCAAGTCTCTTGAGGCTCAGGCTGAGAAG TACTCgcagaaagaagacaaatacGAAGAGGAGATTAAAGTTCTAACTGACAAACTGAAGGAG GCTGAGACCCGTGCTGAGTTTGCTGAGAGCTCCGTAGCCAAGCTGGAGAAGAGCATTGATGATCTAGAAG ataattttctttgcttcactTCTCCAAAGACATCTTCATCGGGTTGGATAAAACATCTTTCCAAGCTTTTGGATGTTTCATGGCTCCCTGTCCTGTCTTCTAGCTTACTTGGCTCTATCTTTCTGGCACCTGTTTCAGAACATGCTCTTTGTGCTCTATTGTACAGAAACTCTACATCtctaaatgtaaaataa